A genomic window from Lotus japonicus ecotype B-129 chromosome 1, LjGifu_v1.2 includes:
- the LOC130730996 gene encoding acyl transferase 4, giving the protein MAMSVIRTKRGMVKPAKETPLTTLDLSVMDRLPVLRCNARTLHVFRHGPEATRVIREALSLALVPYYPLAGRLIESKPRCLQIECSGEGVWYVEASADCTLHSVNFFDDVQSIPYDDLLPDHIPENEHVDPLVQMQVTKFGCGGFVIGLMFCHSICDGLGAAQFLNAVGELARGLNKPTIEPAWHRDFFPPQEAEAEAQPNLKLLGPPPMPDYQLQHANIDMPMDQIKQLKSSFEQVTGQTCSAFEIVAAKFWSSRTRAIDLDPNTQLKLVFFANCRNLLNPPLPKGFYGNCFFPVTITASCEFLRDATIIEVVKVIQEAKGELPLEFGKYLKGECVSGGEDPFAPPLTYTTLFISEWGRLGFNHVDYRWGPPVHVVPIQGSSIIPVGIVGSLPLPNKGIRLMTWCVKEEHKLPFLDHMHGAMDQEPL; this is encoded by the exons ATGGCCATGTCTGTGATCAGAACAAAACGAGGCATGGTTAAACCAGCCAAGGAGACTCCATTGACCACACTGGACCTATCAGTCATGGACAGATTACCTGTTCTGAGATGCAATGCTAGAACCTTACACGTGTTTAGACATGGCCCTGAGGCCACAAGGGTCATAAGAGAAGCCTTGTCCCTAGCATTGGTTCCTTACTACCCACTTGCAGGAAGACTCATAGAATCCAAACCACGGTGTCTCCAAATTGAATGCTCAGGTGAAGGTGTGTGGTATGTTGAGGCTTCAGCTGATTGCACCCTTCACTCTGTCAATTTCTTTGATGATGTTCAGTCTATTCCATATGATGATCTTCTTCCTGATCATATTCCTGAAAATGAACATGTTGACCCCCTAGTGCAAATGCAG GTGACAAAATTTGGTTGCGGGGGTTTTGTGATAGGTCTCATGTTCTGCCACAGCATATGCGATGGCCTCGGCGCAGCACAGTTTCTAAATGCTGTTGGGGAGCTAGCTAGAGGACTTAACAAGCCGACCATTGAACCAGCATGGCACAGGGACTTCTTTCCACCccaagaagctgaagctgaagcacAACCAAACCTTAAGCTATTAG gtcCACCTCCAATGCCAGATTACCAGTTACAACATGCCAACATAGATATGCCCATGGATCAAATCAAACAGCTAAAATCATCATTTGAGCAAGTAACAGGACAGACTTGCTCTGCCTTCGAGATTGTAGCTGCAAAGTTTTGGAGCAGCAGAACAAGAGCCATTGATTTAGACCCCAACACCCAACTGAAGCTTGTGTTCTTCGCAAATTGCCGAAACCTTTTGAACCCTCCACTTCCCAAAGGTTTCTATGGAAACTGTTTCTTCCCAGTGACGATCACAGCTTCATGTGAGTTTCTTAGAGATGCCACGATCATTGAGGTGGTGAAGGTGATTCAAGAAGCCAAGGGTGAGTTACCTTTGGAGTTCGGGAAGTACTTGAAGGGTGAGTGTGTGAGTGGCGGTGAGGATCCATTCGCACCGCCACTTACATATACCACTCTATTCATTTCAGAGTGGGGGAGGTTGGGATTCAACCACGTAGACTATCGGTGGGGTCCACCAGTCCACGTGGTTCCCATTCAGGGATCCAGCATTATTCCAGTGGGGATTGTGGGGTCCCTGCCTCTCCCGAACAAAGGGATTCGTTTGATGACGTGGTGTGTAAAGGAGGAACATAAACTTCCCTTCCTTGATCACATGCATGGTGCCATGGATCAGGAACCATTATAA
- the LOC130730998 gene encoding peptide chain release factor 1, mitochondrial isoform X1 — MRNHGRFIMCRYLSRWRKQFESNSDLPLPNFRHRPPFPRRSYSAAEVQPQLSPDLLNIMEQRLSAIEHRSACLSNLLNQPEATPSEYARANKELRKLSGSVELINELRAKQKEIDGLKTLMAESSEDKDMLSMATEEFGQAKEEERRLQNMLLKSLLPKDDADERDSILEVRAGSGGEEASLFAMDIFKMYEKYAHKNGWKFEVVDIAQSDMKGYKEASAAIAGAGVFGKLKFESGIHRVQRVPVTEKLGRVHTSAVSVAILPQADEVDVQLKNEDLKVDTYRSGGSGGQHANTTNSAVRITHIPTGIIVAIQDERSQHMNKAKALKILCAKLYEMERLRLHSNRSKLRSEQIGSGDRSERIRTYNFPQGRVTDHRVGITYHSIDDVMQGENLDVFIDALLLREEMDAVASFTSSQ; from the exons ATGAGAAATCATGGTAGGTTCATCATGTGCCGCTACCTTTCACGGTGGCGGAAGCAATTCGAATCAAACTCCGATCTCCCACTCCCTAATTTCCGCCACCGTCCTCCGTTTCCCCGTCGTTCTTACTCCGCCG CAGAAGTGCAACCTCAACTGTCTCCTGACCTGTTGAACATTATGGAACAAAGACTCTCTGCAATTGAGCACAGGAGTGCTTGTCTTAGCAATCTTCTGAATCAG CCAGAAGCTACACCTTCAGAGTATGCACGAGCTAATAAGGAGCTGAGGAAGCTGAGTGGCTCTGTTGAACTTATCAATGAATTAAGGGCAAAACAGAAG GAAATTGATGGCTTGAAGACACTAATGGCTGAAAGTTCTGAAGACAAAGACATGCTTAGTATGGCAACAGAGGAGTTTGGCCAAGccaaagaggaagaaagaagattACAAAATATGCTGCTGAAGTCATTACTTCCTAAAGATGATGCTGATGAAAGGGATTCCATTTTGGAGGTGCGAGCAG GCTCTGGTGGGGAGGAGGCTTCCTTGTTTGCAATGGATATCTTCAAAAT GTATGAGAAGTATGCTCACAAGAATGGATGGAAGTTTGAAGTTGTAGATATAGCTCAATCTGATATGAAAGGATACAAG GAAGCTAGTGCAGCAATTGCAGGAGCTGGTGTTTTTGGGAAACTAAAATTTGAAAGTGGAATTCATAGAGTACAG CGAGTTCCTGTGACAGAAAAGTTGGGACGTGTTCATACCAGTGCTGTTTCTGTAGCAATCCTCCCTCAGGCTGATGAG GTCGATGTTCAATTGAAAAATGAAGACTTAAAAGTCGATACCTATAGATCTGGTGGTTCAGGTGGTCAGCATGCAAATACAACCAACAGTGCTGTTAGAATAACTCACATTCCAACAGGGATTATAGTTGCTATACAAGATGAGCGTTCTCAGCATATG AACAAGGCCAAAGCTCTCAAGATACTGTGTGCGAAGCTATATGAAATGGAAAGGTTGAGACTTCACAGTAATCGATCAAAGCTTCGATCGGAGCAG ATTGGTAGTGGGGACAGATCTGAACGCATCCGAACATACAATTTTCCTCAAGGCCGTGTAACTGATCATAGAGTTGGTATCACCTATCACTCAATAGACGATGTAATGCAAGGAGAGAATCTTGATGTCTTCATTGATGCTCTTCTATTGCGAGAAGAAATGGACGCAGTTGCAAGTTTTACTTCTTCTCAGTAA
- the LOC130730998 gene encoding peptide chain release factor 1, mitochondrial isoform X2 — translation MRNHGRFIMCRYLSRWRKQFESNSDLPLPNFRHRPPFPRRSYSAEVQPQLSPDLLNIMEQRLSAIEHRSACLSNLLNQPEATPSEYARANKELRKLSGSVELINELRAKQKEIDGLKTLMAESSEDKDMLSMATEEFGQAKEEERRLQNMLLKSLLPKDDADERDSILEVRAGSGGEEASLFAMDIFKMYEKYAHKNGWKFEVVDIAQSDMKGYKEASAAIAGAGVFGKLKFESGIHRVQRVPVTEKLGRVHTSAVSVAILPQADEVDVQLKNEDLKVDTYRSGGSGGQHANTTNSAVRITHIPTGIIVAIQDERSQHMNKAKALKILCAKLYEMERLRLHSNRSKLRSEQIGSGDRSERIRTYNFPQGRVTDHRVGITYHSIDDVMQGENLDVFIDALLLREEMDAVASFTSSQ, via the exons ATGAGAAATCATGGTAGGTTCATCATGTGCCGCTACCTTTCACGGTGGCGGAAGCAATTCGAATCAAACTCCGATCTCCCACTCCCTAATTTCCGCCACCGTCCTCCGTTTCCCCGTCGTTCTTACTCCGCCG AAGTGCAACCTCAACTGTCTCCTGACCTGTTGAACATTATGGAACAAAGACTCTCTGCAATTGAGCACAGGAGTGCTTGTCTTAGCAATCTTCTGAATCAG CCAGAAGCTACACCTTCAGAGTATGCACGAGCTAATAAGGAGCTGAGGAAGCTGAGTGGCTCTGTTGAACTTATCAATGAATTAAGGGCAAAACAGAAG GAAATTGATGGCTTGAAGACACTAATGGCTGAAAGTTCTGAAGACAAAGACATGCTTAGTATGGCAACAGAGGAGTTTGGCCAAGccaaagaggaagaaagaagattACAAAATATGCTGCTGAAGTCATTACTTCCTAAAGATGATGCTGATGAAAGGGATTCCATTTTGGAGGTGCGAGCAG GCTCTGGTGGGGAGGAGGCTTCCTTGTTTGCAATGGATATCTTCAAAAT GTATGAGAAGTATGCTCACAAGAATGGATGGAAGTTTGAAGTTGTAGATATAGCTCAATCTGATATGAAAGGATACAAG GAAGCTAGTGCAGCAATTGCAGGAGCTGGTGTTTTTGGGAAACTAAAATTTGAAAGTGGAATTCATAGAGTACAG CGAGTTCCTGTGACAGAAAAGTTGGGACGTGTTCATACCAGTGCTGTTTCTGTAGCAATCCTCCCTCAGGCTGATGAG GTCGATGTTCAATTGAAAAATGAAGACTTAAAAGTCGATACCTATAGATCTGGTGGTTCAGGTGGTCAGCATGCAAATACAACCAACAGTGCTGTTAGAATAACTCACATTCCAACAGGGATTATAGTTGCTATACAAGATGAGCGTTCTCAGCATATG AACAAGGCCAAAGCTCTCAAGATACTGTGTGCGAAGCTATATGAAATGGAAAGGTTGAGACTTCACAGTAATCGATCAAAGCTTCGATCGGAGCAG ATTGGTAGTGGGGACAGATCTGAACGCATCCGAACATACAATTTTCCTCAAGGCCGTGTAACTGATCATAGAGTTGGTATCACCTATCACTCAATAGACGATGTAATGCAAGGAGAGAATCTTGATGTCTTCATTGATGCTCTTCTATTGCGAGAAGAAATGGACGCAGTTGCAAGTTTTACTTCTTCTCAGTAA
- the LOC130730997 gene encoding two-pore potassium channel 5, translating to MEDDEAFPLIHHCDSPFFPSSKSFNDVTTLHQPPPPRPRKPEIQSSTSEPFPPPKLKKKLSRCKTAPALFVMRDLKPKPPELPKPQTSSIIRQGIWLLILYLSVGVAIYSFNRDRFSGIETHPVVDALYFCIVTMCTIGYGDIAPLTPVTKVFACVFVLVGFGFIDILLSGLVNFVLDLQEHVILTGLQMGGRAGFSARDYIVDVAKGRMRIRLKVGLALGVVVLCIGIGCLVLYFVEGLDWVDSIYLSVMSVTTVGYGDRAFKTLPGRLFAAVWLLFSTLMVARAFLYLAEARIDKRHRRMAKNVLQRDITVEDLIAADINHTGFISKSEYVIFKLKEMGKIQEKDVMQICDQFGKHDPSNRGKITLPHLLGPV from the exons aTGGAGGATGATGAAGCTTTTCCCTTAATCCACCACTGCGATTCACCCTTCTTCCCTTCTTCCAAATCCTTCAACGATGTCACCACCTTGCACCAACCACCGCCCCCACGACCTCGCAAACCAGAGATTCAATCCTCCACTTCTGAACCATTTCCTCCTCcgaagttgaagaagaagctcaGCCGCTGCAAAACCGCACCTGCTCTATTCGTCATGCGAGACCTCAAACCCAAACCACCTGAACTTCCCAAACCCCAAACCAGTTCCATAATCAGACAAGGAATCTGGTTGCTCATTCTTTACCTCTCTGTTGGAGTTGCCATATACTCCTTCAACAGAGACCGTTTTTCTGGGATTGAAACTCACCCTGTTGTTGATGCCCTTTACTTTTGCATAGTCACCATGTGCACTATAGGTTATGGGGATATAGCTCCATTGACCCCAGTCACAAAGGTCTTTGCCTGCGTTTTTGTGTTGGTAGGGTTTGGATTCATAGACATACTCCTTAGTGGGCTTGTCAATTTTGTCCTTGATTTGCAGGAACATGTCATCCTCACTGGGCTTCAGATGGGTGGGAGGGCGGGTTTCTCTGCGAGGGATTACATTGTTGATGTGGCCAAAGGGAGGATGAGGATCAGGTTGAAGGTTGGTTTGGCACTTGGTGTGGTGGTTTTGTGTATTGGGATTGGGTGTTTGGTGCTGTATTTTGTGGAGGGTTTGGATTGGGTTGATTCTATTTATTTGTCTGTCATGTCTGTTACTACGGTTGGGTATGGGGATAGAGCCTTCAAGACGCTTCCGGGGCGGTTGTTCGCCGCGGTTTGGCTCCTGTTTTCTACATTGATGGTGGCAAGGGCTTTCCTCTATTTGGCTGAGGCTAGAATCGATAAGAGGCACCGGAGAATGGCGAAGAATGTGCTGCAGAGAGATATCACTGTTGAGGATTTGATTGCTGCTGATATCAACCACACTGGTTTTATCAG TAAGTCAGAGTATGTAATATTCAAGCTCAAAGAGATGGGTAAAATACAGGAAAAAGATGTGATGCAAATTTGTGATCAATTCGGGAAGCATGACCCCTCTAACCGTGGGAAGATAACATTACCTCATCTCTTAGGACCTGTTTGA